In one Apteryx mantelli isolate bAptMan1 chromosome 9, bAptMan1.hap1, whole genome shotgun sequence genomic region, the following are encoded:
- the PIGX gene encoding phosphatidylinositol-glycan biosynthesis class X protein: MAALGAGVAAAALLCAAGSLYVQATCQDAIVTQQLLHEGFHRDLLMKVELGIMEEDIGGCTVAARTRLPPGIYVDPYELASLQQHNLTKVVLIPDAVDVEAPEYLATDLVVLIYMTPDPQCSRCFRAVLPVHGRYHRPAENDGEVLVVLKSPEVLICCCDNRLSTECWKPSEVEAPCSGRNDYPCQWYSVKHKPVYEELIMQVPVGLRQHGSLVCVMTLLTTVLCSSLILAAVCKYGHFSLETCSEQK; this comes from the exons ATGGCGGCTCTGGGCGctggggtggcggcggcggcgctgctctGCGCGGCCGGCAGCCTCT ATGTGCAGGCTACTTGTCAGGATGCCATTGTCACACAACAGCTTCTGCATGAGGGATTTCACAG GGACCTACTGATGAAGGTAGAACTTGGTATAATGGAGGAGGATATAGGAGGATGCACAGTGGCAGCTAGAACTCGTCTTCCGCCAGGAATCTATGTGGATCCCTATGAGCTGGCATCACTACAGCAGCACAACTTAACAAAG GTGGTGTTAATTCCTGATGCTGTTGATGTGGAGGCTCCTGAGTACTTAGCCACAGACCTTGTTGTTCTTATATACATGACACCCGACCCTCAGTGTTCCCGCTGTTTTAGAGCTGTCTTGCCTGTGCATGGACGGTACCACCGGCCGGCAGAGAACGACGGGGAAGTGTTGGTTGTTCTGAAGAGTCCAGAAGTGCTGATCTGCTGCTGTGACA ATCGCCTGTCAACAGAGTGTTGGAAACCTTCTGAAGTGGAAGctccctgttcagggagaaacgaCTATCCCTGTCAGTGGTATAGCGTAAAGCACAAACCT GTATATGAGGAATTGATTATGCAGGTTCCAGTGGGGCTCAGACAACATGGTTCCTTAGTGTGTGTCATGACTCTTCTTACCACGGTCCTCTGTTCCAGCCTGATTCTTGCAGCTGTGTGCAAATATGGACACTTCTCCCTGGAGACTTGCTCAGAACAGAAATAA
- the CEP19 gene encoding centrosomal protein of 19 kDa, with product MTYIAKKCGICFQPPSIILIYKEDDKDKIRQRIMPIRNFSKFSDCIRAAEQLKNNPRHKAYLEGVSLRQLKKFYGLLKGHLGGQSLAESLEQIRQEETIDPEEDMNKLDDKELAKRKSIMDELFEKNRKKKDDPDFIYNVEVEFPQDEQLESCGWDVESGEEI from the exons ATGACTTACATTGCGAAAAAGTGTGGTATTTGCTTTCAGCCTCCATCCATTATCCTCATCTATAAAGAAGACGACAAGGATAAAATTCGCCAGCGTATCATGCCTATCCGAAATTTCTCAAAGTTCTCAG ACTGTATCAGAGCTGCTGAACAGCTGAAGAATAACCCTCGGCACAAAGCTTACTTGGAAGGAGTCTCACTACGTCAGCTAAAGAAGTTCTATGGTTTGCTGAAAGGTCATTTGGGAGGACAGAGTCTGGCTGAGAGCTTGGAACAGATTCGTCAGGAAGAGACCATTGACCCAGAAGAGGATATGAACAAATTAGATGACAAGGAACTAGCCAAAAGGAAGAGCATCATGGATGAGCTCTTTGaaaagaacaggaagaagaaagatgaCCCAGATTTCATCTACAATGTTGAGGTTGAGTTTCCACAGGATGAGCAGCTGGAGTCCTGTGGTTGGGATGTGGAGTCGGGTGAAGAAATCTGA